One region of Elusimicrobiales bacterium genomic DNA includes:
- the rpmB gene encoding 50S ribosomal protein L28: protein MAYKCKICGKRPVSGNSYSHSHKATKRTFRPNLQKQKVRLEGKTQSAYVCTACIRSGLAPR from the coding sequence ATGGCATATAAGTGCAAAATCTGCGGGAAGCGCCCGGTATCGGGCAACTCGTACAGCCATTCCCACAAGGCGACAAAGCGGACATTCCGTCCCAACCTTCAGAAACAGAAGGTTCGCCTTGAAGGGAAAACCCAGTCCGCCTATGTGTGCACGGCGTGCATACGGTCGGGCCTGGCTCCGAGATAA
- a CDS encoding MFS transporter gives MLAAILSVYKPAKFAAPLPRAEADKTYPAWRRQMMLTIFAGYAGYYFVRSNFSIAKPYMIKELGLTTGDVGLIATGLSVAYGVSKFVMGSVSDRSNPRYFMATGLIVSGIINLFFTQLHSVPAMACAWFANGWFQGMGWAPCARILTHWFSDRERGTKFAEWNVAHNVGAGLAGPLCSLALMMCAAWTSLFYVPAIVSIIMGVLIAVFLRDTPQSVGLPAIEEYKNDYPETAVADREKEMTAKEIFLGHILNNRNLWILAFANLFVYVVRYGVLTWAPTYLMSVKCCSGGAARWLFAVYEYAGIPGMLVAGWMTDRFFSGRRGPVGVAYMAVVTAAVAVYWLNPPGHYFVDMCALATAGFFIYGPVMLVGVAAVDLVPKKAAGTAAGLTGFFGYVGGATIAELGIGKAVQHYGWGCGFAMVLASGILAMALLALTWHAHERHS, from the coding sequence ATGCTCGCAGCAATCCTGTCCGTCTACAAGCCGGCGAAATTCGCGGCCCCGCTGCCGCGCGCGGAAGCGGACAAAACCTACCCCGCCTGGCGCAGGCAGATGATGCTGACCATATTCGCCGGCTATGCGGGCTATTATTTCGTGCGCAGCAATTTCTCCATAGCAAAACCGTACATGATAAAGGAACTGGGGCTCACCACCGGCGACGTGGGGCTTATAGCCACCGGGCTTTCGGTGGCCTACGGGGTGAGCAAATTCGTGATGGGCTCGGTATCGGACCGGTCAAATCCGCGCTACTTCATGGCGACGGGGCTGATAGTGTCGGGAATTATAAACCTGTTTTTCACGCAATTGCATTCAGTGCCGGCGATGGCCTGCGCCTGGTTTGCCAACGGCTGGTTCCAGGGAATGGGCTGGGCGCCATGCGCGCGCATCCTGACGCACTGGTTCTCGGACCGGGAGCGGGGCACCAAATTCGCCGAATGGAACGTGGCCCATAACGTCGGCGCGGGGCTGGCGGGGCCGCTGTGCAGTCTGGCGCTGATGATGTGCGCCGCGTGGACCTCGCTGTTTTACGTGCCGGCGATAGTGTCAATCATCATGGGCGTTCTGATAGCGGTTTTCCTGCGCGACACGCCGCAGTCGGTGGGCCTGCCCGCCATAGAGGAATACAAAAACGATTATCCCGAAACCGCCGTGGCCGACCGCGAAAAGGAAATGACCGCCAAGGAGATTTTTCTGGGCCATATCCTCAACAACCGGAATTTGTGGATACTGGCTTTCGCAAATCTGTTCGTGTATGTGGTGCGCTACGGCGTGCTTACCTGGGCGCCCACCTATCTTATGAGCGTAAAATGCTGCTCCGGCGGGGCGGCGCGGTGGCTGTTTGCGGTGTACGAATACGCCGGTATTCCGGGAATGCTGGTGGCCGGCTGGATGACGGACAGGTTTTTCAGCGGCAGGCGCGGCCCGGTGGGCGTGGCGTATATGGCGGTGGTAACGGCGGCGGTGGCGGTTTACTGGCTGAACCCGCCGGGGCATTATTTCGTAGACATGTGCGCGCTGGCCACGGCGGGGTTTTTCATATACGGGCCGGTGATGCTGGTGGGGGTGGCGGCGGTGGACCTGGTTCCCAAAAAAGCCGCCGGAACCGCGGCGGGGCTGACCGGATTTTTCGGCTATGTGGGCGGCGCGACAATAGCGGAATTGGGCATAGGCAAGGCGGTGCAGCATTACGGCTGGGGCTGCGGCTTTGCGATGGTGCTTGCCTCCGGGATACTGGCCATGGCGCTGCTGGCCCTGACCTGGCACGCCCACGAGCGGCATTCCTGA
- a CDS encoding NAD(P)/FAD-dependent oxidoreductase: MQTTEKYDALIIGAGVTGAAIARELSKYKLRILLLEKEAEPAFGVSKSNSGIIHAGTQNPPDSLKGRLCVQGNRLIREIARELGVHFVEVGQLIVVFSESDVPELEKIKREGEELGIENMSIVRRDWLAVHEPNLSPDIPAALYVPSAGIISPYRLVYDLTENAVKNGAVLKTSHKVTGIKRLSGGPHRFEVEAAGDRYQARFLINAAGLFADKVSAMAGVADFKITPRKGEEYLLDKKRENMANHLVFPLPTPTSKGILIIKTSDGNPMIGPTASETGDRRDLSTTDEGFREVLAGARKMMPSVEKGDIIAYFAGLRPAAGKDFIIRHESAAPGLVNVAGIQSPGLTAAPAIAVMVAGLLKDNGLVLTPKKNFHSAREKTTHLFEIPLSRTRELIQKDPAYGDIVCRCEMVSAKEIRDAIRRGARTMDGIKFRTRAQAGRCHGGFCTTRIMKIMQEELGMNAEEITKRGEGSELVREERRHE, encoded by the coding sequence ATGCAAACAACCGAAAAATACGACGCGCTTATAATCGGCGCCGGAGTAACCGGCGCCGCCATAGCGCGCGAGCTTTCCAAATACAAGCTCCGCATCCTTTTGCTGGAAAAAGAGGCGGAGCCGGCCTTCGGCGTGTCCAAGTCCAACAGCGGCATCATACACGCCGGAACCCAGAACCCGCCCGATTCGCTAAAGGGCAGGCTGTGCGTGCAGGGCAACCGGCTTATCCGCGAAATCGCGCGGGAACTGGGCGTCCACTTCGTGGAGGTGGGCCAGCTTATCGTCGTTTTCAGCGAAAGCGACGTGCCGGAGCTTGAGAAAATCAAGCGCGAGGGCGAGGAACTGGGCATAGAAAACATGAGCATTGTCCGCCGGGACTGGCTTGCGGTGCACGAGCCGAACCTCAGCCCGGACATCCCCGCCGCGCTTTACGTTCCCTCCGCCGGAATCATAAGCCCGTACCGCCTTGTCTATGATTTGACCGAGAATGCCGTCAAAAACGGCGCCGTGCTGAAGACGTCCCACAAGGTAACGGGAATAAAGAGGCTCTCCGGCGGGCCGCACCGCTTTGAGGTGGAGGCAGCGGGCGACAGGTATCAGGCCCGCTTTCTTATAAACGCCGCCGGGCTGTTTGCGGACAAGGTGTCCGCGATGGCCGGGGTTGCGGATTTCAAAATCACCCCCCGCAAGGGCGAGGAATACCTGCTGGACAAAAAGCGCGAAAACATGGCCAACCACCTTGTTTTCCCGCTGCCCACGCCGACGTCAAAAGGCATTCTGATAATAAAAACCTCCGACGGAAACCCGATGATAGGCCCCACCGCCTCGGAAACCGGCGACAGGCGCGACCTGTCCACCACCGACGAGGGGTTCCGGGAAGTGCTGGCCGGTGCGCGCAAAATGATGCCCTCCGTGGAAAAAGGCGATATCATCGCCTATTTCGCCGGGCTGCGGCCCGCGGCGGGCAAGGATTTCATCATCCGGCACGAGAGCGCGGCTCCCGGACTGGTCAACGTGGCCGGCATACAGTCGCCGGGGCTTACCGCCGCGCCGGCGATTGCCGTCATGGTGGCCGGGCTGCTCAAAGACAACGGCCTGGTCCTGACGCCCAAAAAGAACTTTCACAGCGCGAGAGAGAAAACCACGCATCTCTTTGAAATCCCGCTGTCCAGAACGCGCGAGCTGATACAAAAAGACCCCGCCTACGGCGATATAGTCTGCCGTTGCGAAATGGTCTCCGCCAAAGAGATACGGGACGCAATCCGCCGCGGCGCGCGCACCATGGACGGCATCAAATTCCGCACCCGGGCGCAGGCCGGGCGCTGCCACGGCGGGTTCTGCACCACCCGCATCATGAAAATCATGCAGGAGGAGCTTGGCATGAACGCCGAGGAGATTACCAAGCGCGGCGAAGGCTCCGAGCTTGTGCGGGAGGAGCGCCGCCATGAATGA
- a CDS encoding FAD-dependent oxidoreductase yields the protein MNERELVVVGGGPAGMAAALGAAAAGVKDILLLERDQHLGGILNQCIHPGFGLHRFKAELTGPEYADRFVRETLQNPAIEVSLRSFAVKLTNTLKLSYLRPGALEEVKAKAVILATGCRERTREMIPISGSRPAGIYPAGLAQKMINMEGWIPGREAVIVGSGDIGLIMARRMALEGMKVKAVIEIQPKSRGLARNVAQCLDDYGIPLYLSHKIVRIEGSNRVERVIAAAVDGDFCEKPGTRFEIACDTVLISVGLIPENELLEMSGAEIDRKTNAPVANEVNRTSVPGVFACGNACRVYDLVDWVTRDSEKAGAMAAQHIREGK from the coding sequence ATGAATGAGCGCGAACTTGTAGTGGTCGGCGGCGGCCCCGCCGGCATGGCCGCCGCGCTGGGCGCGGCGGCTGCGGGGGTAAAAGACATTCTGCTGCTGGAGCGGGACCAGCACCTGGGCGGGATACTAAACCAGTGCATTCATCCCGGTTTCGGGCTGCACCGCTTCAAGGCCGAGCTTACCGGCCCCGAATACGCGGACCGTTTTGTGAGGGAAACCCTGCAAAACCCGGCCATAGAGGTAAGCCTGCGCTCTTTCGCGGTGAAGCTGACAAACACGTTGAAGCTCTCCTATCTCAGGCCCGGCGCGCTGGAGGAGGTGAAGGCAAAAGCCGTTATCCTCGCCACCGGTTGCCGCGAGCGCACGCGCGAGATGATACCCATTTCCGGCTCGCGCCCGGCGGGGATTTATCCCGCCGGCCTCGCCCAGAAGATGATAAACATGGAAGGCTGGATACCGGGCAGGGAGGCGGTTATCGTCGGCTCCGGCGACATAGGGCTTATAATGGCCCGGCGCATGGCGCTGGAGGGGATGAAGGTCAAAGCCGTCATAGAAATACAGCCCAAGTCGCGCGGGCTGGCGCGCAACGTGGCGCAATGCCTGGACGATTACGGCATACCGCTTTACCTGAGCCACAAAATAGTGCGGATAGAGGGCTCAAATCGGGTGGAGCGCGTCATCGCCGCCGCCGTTGACGGCGATTTTTGTGAAAAGCCCGGAACCCGCTTTGAAATCGCCTGCGATACCGTGCTGATATCGGTGGGACTTATCCCGGAAAACGAACTGCTGGAGATGTCCGGCGCGGAAATAGACCGCAAGACCAACGCCCCCGTGGCAAACGAGGTCAACCGCACCTCCGTGCCGGGGGTATTCGCCTGCGGCAACGCCTGCCGGGTTTACGATCTGGTGGACTGGGTTACCCGCGACAGCGAAAAAGCCGGCGCCATGGCCGCGCAGCACATCCGGGAGGGCAAATGA
- a CDS encoding DUF1667 domain-containing protein: protein MTSKLICIECPQGCGMEVWLEGGKVVSVSGNTCPRGDKYARSEMENPVRTFTSSVLAEGLDIKMLPVRTSGPIPKDKLFAAMAEVKKIVVSKPVQAGDAVAENFMGLGVNLTACRPAKPA from the coding sequence ATGACCAGCAAACTGATTTGCATAGAATGCCCGCAGGGCTGCGGGATGGAGGTGTGGCTTGAGGGCGGCAAGGTGGTTTCGGTATCCGGCAACACCTGCCCGCGCGGCGACAAATACGCCCGCAGCGAGATGGAAAATCCCGTCCGCACCTTTACTTCGTCAGTGCTGGCGGAGGGGCTGGACATTAAAATGCTGCCCGTGCGCACAAGCGGCCCCATTCCGAAGGACAAATTGTTTGCCGCCATGGCCGAGGTCAAAAAAATAGTCGTCTCAAAGCCGGTGCAGGCCGGCGACGCGGTGGCGGAAAACTTCATGGGGCTGGGCGTGAATCTAACCGCCTGCCGCCCCGCCAAACCGGCCTGA
- the purB gene encoding adenylosuccinate lyase produces the protein MNELDCVSPIDGRYRRHSAPLAAYFSESALIKFRVRTEVEYLLALCGAGIAPRLSASGGKKLAALAAISGEEAALVKKIETRGHAGIPATNHDVKAVEYFIRLRLKKLSLSGLSEWVHFALTSEDTNNIASALMLRGALESEIIPMLRAVRREISGLARRHAAAPLLARTHGQSAVPTTFGKEFRVFSERLERQIRQMESARLPAKLNGAAGNYNAHHAALPDTDWLEFSRGFIARLNAGRRIKLEANLFTTQIEPHDGLAEILDCMRRANTVLLDFSQDMWRYISDGLITQRAAPGEIGSSTMPQKVNPIDFENAEGNIGMANAMFSFFSAKLPVSRLQRDLSDSTTQRNIGAAFAHSRIAYVSLLRGLGKTEICEAAALSMLDNAPEVVTEGIQTILRREGVKGGYEKMKALSRGRKISLSDIAAFIDGLDAAPEVKTELKSLTPRTYTGLSAKIARL, from the coding sequence ATGAACGAACTGGACTGCGTAAGCCCTATTGACGGCCGGTACCGCCGGCATTCCGCGCCGCTGGCGGCGTATTTCAGCGAAAGCGCGCTTATAAAATTCCGCGTCAGGACCGAGGTGGAATACCTGCTGGCGCTGTGCGGGGCGGGCATAGCCCCGCGACTTTCCGCCTCCGGCGGCAAAAAACTGGCCGCGCTGGCCGCAATCTCCGGCGAGGAAGCCGCGCTGGTCAAAAAAATTGAAACGCGCGGCCATGCCGGCATTCCCGCCACAAACCACGACGTCAAGGCGGTGGAGTATTTCATAAGGCTGAGGCTTAAAAAGCTGTCGCTGTCCGGCCTGTCGGAATGGGTGCATTTCGCTCTCACCTCGGAGGACACTAATAATATCGCCAGCGCGCTTATGCTGCGCGGCGCGCTGGAATCGGAAATAATCCCCATGCTGCGCGCGGTGCGGCGCGAAATTTCCGGGCTTGCGCGACGGCATGCCGCCGCGCCGCTGCTTGCGCGCACACACGGACAGAGCGCGGTCCCCACCACTTTCGGCAAGGAATTCCGCGTGTTTTCCGAACGGCTGGAGCGGCAAATCCGGCAGATGGAATCGGCGCGGCTGCCGGCCAAGCTCAACGGCGCGGCGGGAAATTACAACGCGCACCATGCCGCGCTGCCGGACACGGACTGGCTGGAATTTTCCCGCGGCTTCATTGCGCGGCTCAATGCCGGGCGGCGCATAAAGCTGGAAGCCAACCTGTTCACCACACAGATAGAGCCGCACGACGGTCTGGCCGAGATTTTAGACTGCATGCGCCGCGCCAACACCGTGCTGCTGGACTTTTCGCAGGACATGTGGCGCTACATAAGCGACGGGCTGATAACACAGCGCGCCGCGCCGGGAGAGATTGGCTCCTCCACCATGCCGCAGAAGGTCAACCCCATAGATTTCGAGAATGCCGAGGGCAATATAGGCATGGCCAACGCGATGTTCTCGTTTTTCTCGGCGAAGCTGCCGGTGTCGCGGCTGCAGCGCGATTTGTCGGATTCAACGACGCAGCGCAATATCGGCGCGGCTTTCGCCCACAGCCGCATAGCGTATGTCTCGCTGCTGCGCGGGCTGGGCAAAACGGAGATTTGCGAAGCTGCCGCGCTAAGCATGCTTGATAACGCGCCGGAGGTTGTAACCGAGGGCATTCAGACCATTCTGCGGCGGGAAGGCGTCAAAGGCGGCTACGAGAAGATGAAGGCCCTCTCGCGCGGCAGGAAAATATCGCTTTCGGACATAGCGGCTTTCATAGACGGGTTGGATGCCGCGCCGGAAGTCAAGACGGAACTTAAATCGCTAACCCCCAGGACCTATACCGGCCTGTCCGCGAAAATCGCGCGGCTGTGA
- the smpB gene encoding SsrA-binding protein SmpB, which translates to MAKEIKGDISVATNRKALHEFHVAETFEAGLSLQGAEVKSLRLRQARIEGSFARVEDGQALLYNMHISPYEFNHVTSIDPVRTRRLLLNASELRRLETEFRIKGNSLIPLEVYFKRGWAKVKLAVARGKKAPDKRESARRRESDREMERNLKNRC; encoded by the coding sequence ATGGCAAAGGAAATAAAAGGCGATATATCCGTGGCCACCAACCGCAAGGCTCTGCACGAGTTTCACGTCGCGGAGACCTTCGAGGCCGGCCTGTCCCTTCAGGGCGCGGAGGTCAAGTCGCTGCGGCTGCGCCAGGCGCGCATAGAGGGCAGCTTCGCGCGCGTGGAGGACGGACAGGCCCTGCTTTACAACATGCACATATCGCCTTACGAGTTCAATCACGTCACCAGCATAGACCCGGTGCGCACGCGCAGGCTGCTGCTTAATGCGTCCGAACTGCGCCGGCTGGAAACCGAGTTCAGGATAAAAGGCAATTCGCTGATTCCGCTGGAAGTGTATTTCAAGCGCGGCTGGGCGAAGGTGAAGCTGGCGGTGGCGCGCGGAAAAAAAGCGCCGGACAAGCGCGAGTCGGCAAGGCGCAGGGAAAGCGACCGTGAAATGGAACGCAATCTCAAAAACCGGTGCTGA
- a CDS encoding prepilin-type N-terminal cleavage/methylation domain-containing protein has translation MKKTGTSAAWGFTLIELMIVVAIIGILAMVAVPKFADLINKSKEGATKGSLGAVRAALTVYYGDQEGQYPVDNLASLTTNAKYLDSIPQSKTPPMHTDSSAVNATGSATNVSDANGWAYNNMRTETGAFSWGTLLVNCSHTNSKGERWTAIGL, from the coding sequence ATGAAAAAGACAGGAACATCCGCAGCATGGGGCTTCACGCTGATAGAGCTTATGATAGTCGTTGCCATTATCGGCATTCTGGCGATGGTGGCGGTCCCCAAGTTCGCGGATCTCATCAACAAATCAAAGGAAGGCGCGACCAAGGGCAGCCTCGGCGCCGTCCGCGCCGCGCTGACGGTGTATTACGGCGACCAGGAGGGCCAGTATCCGGTTGACAACTTGGCCTCCCTGACCACAAACGCCAAATACCTGGACAGCATACCGCAGTCCAAGACGCCGCCCATGCATACCGACAGCAGTGCGGTGAATGCGACCGGCTCCGCTACCAATGTTTCCGATGCCAACGGCTGGGCCTACAACAACATGCGTACCGAGACAGGGGCGTTCAGCTGGGGCACGTTGCTTGTCAACTGCTCGCATACCAACAGCAAGGGCGAGCGTTGGACCGCCATCGGACTGTAA
- a CDS encoding prepilin peptidase, with amino-acid sequence MEYFISACVGLGIGSFLNVCIHRMPREQSVVKPRSRCPACGAQIRWYDNIPLLSFALLRAKCRDCKAPISWRYPLVEAICGAATVTFMHRHMSSPPWLAVSLVAVYAIIALSFIDIDEMIIPDELSLGMAALGLVFFWANPNFHGAVWQKFLQSLGGAACGFGLMWAIAAAGEMIFKKEAMGGGDIKLMAGLGALLGWQGVFSTLMIGSFLGALWGLALLLSKRLGREQPIPFGPFLGLAGIVNLYSLVPLSAFIIGANG; translated from the coding sequence ATGGAATACTTCATAAGCGCATGCGTCGGGTTGGGGATAGGCAGTTTTCTGAACGTCTGCATTCACAGAATGCCCAGGGAGCAATCCGTGGTGAAACCGCGCTCGCGCTGTCCGGCCTGCGGCGCGCAAATCCGCTGGTACGACAATATCCCGCTGCTGAGCTTTGCGCTGCTGCGCGCGAAATGCAGGGACTGCAAGGCTCCCATCTCCTGGCGCTACCCGCTGGTGGAGGCGATATGCGGCGCAGCCACCGTGACGTTCATGCACCGCCACATGAGTTCCCCGCCGTGGCTGGCGGTAAGCCTGGTTGCGGTTTACGCGATAATCGCGCTTTCCTTCATAGATATTGACGAGATGATTATCCCGGACGAACTTTCGCTGGGAATGGCGGCTTTGGGGCTTGTCTTTTTCTGGGCCAATCCCAATTTCCACGGCGCGGTATGGCAGAAATTTTTGCAATCGCTGGGCGGGGCGGCCTGCGGCTTCGGGCTGATGTGGGCGATAGCGGCGGCGGGGGAGATGATTTTCAAAAAAGAGGCCATGGGCGGCGGCGATATCAAGCTGATGGCCGGGCTTGGCGCGCTGCTGGGCTGGCAGGGGGTTTTCTCCACGCTTATGATAGGCTCTTTTCTGGGCGCGTTGTGGGGGCTGGCGCTGCTGCTTTCAAAACGGCTGGGAAGGGAGCAGCCCATTCCCTTCGGCCCGTTTCTGGGGCTGGCTGGGATTGTCAATCTCTACAGCCTTGTGCCGCTGTCTGCATTTATAATCGGAGCCAACGGATGA
- a CDS encoding HD domain-containing protein, protein MKKNSREREEFLALAFYYAMKAHESQFRKSTGRPYIEHPVRAAAILLEMGVSERLVAAGFLHDTLEDTRASLDEIQRFFGPAVAGYVKAVTEDKSLDWETRKARTIKHLAKADRDVLLLSLADKLDNIRSIAQDHSHCGDEIWRRFVRPKEKQEWYYRSLARVFAKRLPKLPQGAEFDSLVKTVFGQPLCSPR, encoded by the coding sequence ATGAAAAAAAACTCCCGCGAGCGCGAGGAGTTCCTGGCCCTGGCGTTTTATTACGCCATGAAGGCGCACGAATCCCAGTTCCGCAAAAGCACCGGCAGGCCGTATATAGAGCATCCTGTGCGCGCGGCGGCGATTTTGCTGGAGATGGGCGTCTCGGAGCGGCTGGTGGCGGCGGGTTTTCTGCACGACACTCTGGAGGACACCCGCGCTTCGTTGGATGAGATTCAGCGTTTTTTCGGTCCCGCCGTGGCCGGCTACGTGAAAGCCGTTACCGAGGATAAATCGCTTGACTGGGAAACCCGCAAAGCCCGCACCATAAAACATCTGGCAAAAGCGGACAGGGATGTGCTGCTGCTCTCGCTGGCCGACAAGCTGGACAATATCCGCTCCATCGCGCAGGACCACAGCCATTGCGGAGACGAGATATGGCGCAGATTCGTGCGCCCGAAGGAAAAGCAGGAATGGTATTACCGCTCGCTGGCGCGGGTATTTGCAAAACGGCTTCCCAAACTGCCGCAAGGCGCGGAATTTGACAGCCTTGTTAAAACCGTCTTTGGACAACCGCTTTGCTCCCCGCGGTGA
- the arfB gene encoding alternative ribosome rescue aminoacyl-tRNA hydrolase ArfB, translated as MMAQEDFFLPPGCVEEKFIRSGGHGGQNVNKTATAVQLRFSPALSGLPREAAERIAILAGNRLAAGGDIIISASEYRTQEQNRRAARARLRGLIARALRPPRGRISTKPTRASKLRRLENKKLRSEIKQFRRKP; from the coding sequence CTGATGGCACAAGAGGACTTTTTTCTCCCTCCGGGCTGTGTGGAGGAGAAATTCATAAGAAGCGGCGGGCATGGCGGACAGAATGTCAACAAAACCGCCACTGCGGTGCAGTTGCGCTTTTCGCCGGCGCTGTCGGGGCTGCCGCGCGAGGCGGCGGAGCGGATTGCCATTTTGGCGGGAAACAGGCTCGCCGCCGGCGGCGACATAATAATATCCGCCTCCGAATACCGGACACAGGAGCAGAACCGCCGCGCCGCCCGCGCCCGCCTGCGCGGGCTGATAGCGCGCGCGCTGCGCCCTCCGCGCGGCAGAATATCCACAAAACCCACCCGCGCCTCAAAGCTGCGCCGGCTGGAAAACAAAAAACTCCGCTCGGAAATCAAACAATTCCGCCGGAAACCGTAA
- a CDS encoding AI-2E family transporter — protein MTLATKISYALMASLLLALVVFHMGHVLLAALFAFMLTGAAFKLLKPYFSPGMARRIAVAVFFVLLIVVSFVFLRFVKTTLVTLPTIMARALPQVTAIAQTYGVDLPFEDVQGLQELIHSKMMGNALAITKMSTSATREIFHIFIGIVAAALFFMSGKAPEYKNNLFDAVRAETNKRIRKFMASFEKVFGAQIVISAINTALTALFIYFIGMPHVIFLATMTFTIGIMPIVGNLVTNTVIVITALGMSLHAALFALVFLVSIHKLEYFLNSRIIGSNIDMPMWQMLMAIFVGDVMLGIPGIMLAPAILHYVKSELQAIPVNREQA, from the coding sequence ATGACTCTGGCGACGAAAATATCGTATGCGCTGATGGCCTCGTTGCTGCTGGCGCTGGTGGTCTTCCACATGGGCCATGTGCTGCTGGCGGCGCTGTTTGCCTTCATGCTGACCGGGGCGGCGTTCAAACTGCTGAAACCCTATTTCTCCCCCGGCATGGCGCGCAGGATTGCGGTTGCCGTGTTTTTCGTGCTGTTGATAGTGGTGTCTTTCGTTTTTCTGCGTTTTGTCAAAACGACACTGGTAACGTTGCCCACCATAATGGCGCGCGCGCTGCCGCAGGTTACCGCCATCGCCCAGACATACGGAGTGGACCTGCCGTTTGAGGATGTGCAGGGCCTGCAGGAACTTATACACAGCAAAATGATGGGCAACGCGCTGGCGATAACAAAGATGAGCACCTCCGCCACGCGGGAGATTTTCCATATATTCATCGGCATAGTGGCGGCGGCGCTGTTTTTCATGAGCGGCAAGGCGCCGGAGTACAAGAACAACCTGTTTGATGCCGTCCGCGCCGAAACCAACAAGCGCATCCGCAAATTCATGGCCAGCTTTGAAAAAGTGTTCGGCGCGCAGATAGTCATATCCGCCATCAACACCGCGCTGACCGCGCTGTTTATCTATTTCATAGGAATGCCGCATGTGATTTTCCTGGCGACAATGACCTTTACAATAGGAATAATGCCCATAGTCGGAAACCTGGTAACCAACACCGTCATAGTGATAACCGCGCTGGGCATGTCGCTCCACGCAGCGCTGTTTGCTCTCGTGTTCCTGGTCAGCATCCACAAGCTGGAGTATTTCCTCAACAGCCGCATCATAGGCTCCAACATAGATATGCCGATGTGGCAGATGCTGATGGCGATATTCGTAGGCGATGTCATGCTGGGCATACCCGGCATAATGCTGGCTCCGGCGATACTGCATTACGTCAAAAGCGAGCTTCAGGCCATACCGGTAAACAGGGAACAGGCCTGA
- a CDS encoding SIS domain-containing protein, giving the protein MNHKDTLTWKDIHEIPSLLDGFSRSAPRALEGSILKSDDNSVYLIGRGSSGNATLFAKYIWEAYAGVRADFAHPHAIFEARKPLDFSGKAVWAFSQSGQSTDIIECLRRLKGWGARGVAVTNEPDNSVNKLAALAERHILLSSSRETVVAATKSFSLQLWLCLWAASLWSGCFSEGDFSAATARIARMLENEDSMDFGWLDDLRSAPAAAFVGRGPFYAVAADAALKFREMAQTHVSAYSAAEFLHGPIGAHGSRDMVALLSPSRKLPDDLEKVRDALSERGTVFKILSADGANAPFDALALDTELKLAAVRLAVVKNLDPDRPRGLKKVTPTI; this is encoded by the coding sequence ATGAATCACAAAGACACGCTTACCTGGAAGGACATTCACGAAATTCCCTCGCTGCTTGACGGTTTTTCCCGCTCCGCGCCCCGCGCGCTGGAGGGGAGCATACTCAAATCCGACGACAATTCGGTTTATCTTATAGGCAGGGGCAGTTCCGGCAACGCCACCCTGTTTGCGAAATACATATGGGAGGCTTATGCCGGCGTGCGCGCGGATTTTGCGCATCCGCATGCGATATTCGAGGCGCGCAAGCCGCTGGATTTTTCAGGCAAGGCGGTGTGGGCTTTTTCCCAGTCCGGGCAGAGCACGGATATAATTGAATGCCTGCGCCGGCTAAAAGGCTGGGGCGCGCGCGGCGTGGCCGTTACCAACGAGCCGGACAATTCAGTCAACAAGCTGGCCGCGCTGGCGGAGCGGCATATACTGCTGTCCTCCTCGCGGGAGACGGTGGTGGCCGCCACCAAGAGCTTTTCGCTGCAACTGTGGCTGTGCCTGTGGGCGGCCAGCCTGTGGTCGGGCTGTTTCAGCGAGGGGGATTTCTCCGCCGCGACGGCGCGGATTGCGCGTATGCTGGAAAACGAGGACAGCATGGATTTCGGCTGGCTGGACGATTTGCGCTCCGCTCCGGCGGCTGCTTTCGTGGGCAGGGGGCCGTTTTATGCGGTGGCGGCGGACGCCGCGCTTAAATTCCGCGAAATGGCGCAGACCCACGTCAGCGCCTATTCCGCGGCGGAATTCCTGCACGGCCCCATAGGCGCGCACGGCAGCAGGGATATGGTGGCGCTGCTGTCTCCGTCGCGCAAGCTGCCGGATGATCTGGAAAAAGTGCGCGACGCGCTGTCGGAGCGGGGGACTGTGTTCAAAATCCTTTCCGCCGATGGCGCAAACGCGCCTTTTGACGCGCTTGCGCTGGATACGGAGCTTAAGCTGGCGGCGGTCCGTTTAGCCGTCGTAAAGAACCTGGACCCCGACAGGCCCCGGGGCCTTAAAAAAGTTACGCCGACTATTTGA